From a region of the Enterobacter cancerogenus genome:
- a CDS encoding LuxR C-terminal-related transcriptional regulator, with translation MANEPYIKRPIHIALMGGDHYARQGITALLMKVNPKVQVKISTEDYQQLNAMLATTRIDILFMSGADKYHTGYDYLRYLKRIKAEHPETVICLYSAPANSMLWVRGDIDAYMSLQDPLYHWRTNLMRLVDNRYRPKQRSTALSLTPGEWRVLKELRKGLDMRYIAEMEKLSYRRVSALKSSAIKKLGLRNKTDLLVFLTS, from the coding sequence ATGGCGAATGAACCCTATATAAAAAGACCGATTCATATTGCGTTGATGGGTGGCGATCATTATGCACGCCAGGGCATTACCGCGTTATTAATGAAGGTTAACCCAAAGGTGCAGGTAAAAATATCGACGGAAGATTATCAGCAGCTTAACGCGATGTTAGCCACAACCCGCATAGATATTCTCTTTATGTCCGGGGCTGATAAATACCATACGGGATACGATTACTTACGCTATTTGAAAAGAATTAAAGCCGAGCATCCGGAAACAGTGATTTGTCTTTATTCCGCCCCCGCGAACTCCATGCTGTGGGTCAGAGGAGATATAGACGCCTATATGTCGCTTCAGGATCCGCTTTATCACTGGCGAACTAATTTAATGCGGTTGGTCGATAACCGCTATCGGCCAAAACAGAGATCAACGGCGTTATCGCTGACGCCGGGTGAATGGAGGGTATTGAAGGAGCTGCGTAAAGGTCTGGATATGCGCTACATCGCCGAAATGGAGAAGCTTTCTTACCGTCGTGTCAGCGCGTTAAAAAGCTCAGCGATAAAAAAACTTGGGCTCAGGAACAAGACAGATTTGCTGGTCTTTTTAACCAGTTAG
- a CDS encoding fimbrial protein produces MKAQFTKKTVLAIAAMALLPAGNALAAGTSGGTVNFNGSVVTSACAISAGSANIDVDMGEVRTATLAAAGSEASTAKAFSITLEDCEIADTSASTETNPIAATTIAVTFTGTPDSADVHSLAVGSNGSANSAQNVAIRLYDEKGNIVHLGEAAAAVPLRAGPNVLNFSAKYISPEGHATAGDASATATYTVTYS; encoded by the coding sequence ATGAAAGCTCAATTCACAAAAAAAACAGTGCTGGCAATCGCTGCTATGGCCTTACTGCCAGCGGGCAATGCCCTGGCCGCTGGCACCAGCGGCGGTACGGTTAACTTTAACGGTAGCGTCGTGACCTCCGCCTGCGCCATCAGCGCGGGTAGCGCCAACATTGACGTCGACATGGGTGAAGTCCGTACCGCAACCCTGGCGGCGGCGGGCAGCGAGGCCAGCACGGCAAAAGCCTTCTCCATCACCCTGGAAGATTGCGAAATCGCGGATACCTCTGCTTCAACGGAGACGAACCCGATTGCCGCAACCACCATCGCCGTGACCTTTACCGGCACGCCGGACAGCGCCGATGTCCACAGTCTGGCGGTCGGGTCAAACGGCAGCGCTAACTCGGCTCAGAACGTTGCGATCCGTCTGTATGACGAAAAGGGCAACATCGTGCATCTGGGTGAGGCAGCCGCCGCGGTGCCCCTGCGTGCCGGCCCTAACGTCCTGAACTTCAGCGCGAAGTACATCTCCCCGGAAGGTCATGCCACCGCGGGCGATGCCAGCGCAACGGCAACCTACACCGTGACCTATTCGTAA
- a CDS encoding fimbrial biogenesis chaperone produces the protein MRVLPWICLAGSLCATAAYAGGVGLGATRMVYSSSTTQSMLQVRNTHPDATFLIQSWIESENGERSHDFVITPPLYVLKPASESVVKIMFNGKSLPQDRETLYWITVKAIPQQMKNSSGNSLQFASANRIKIFYRPDGLREGAGEAWKSLRGSFRAGQVTLTNPTPYYLTTINVKVDGKPVKPVMLPPKGSVTLAESFSHANSVSYQTINDYGAWTPVTRSSLSP, from the coding sequence ATGCGCGTATTACCATGGATTTGTCTGGCAGGTTCGTTATGTGCAACGGCCGCCTATGCAGGCGGCGTCGGGCTTGGCGCAACGCGAATGGTCTACTCCAGCTCCACCACACAGTCCATGCTGCAGGTGAGAAACACCCATCCCGATGCCACCTTCCTGATCCAGTCCTGGATAGAAAGTGAAAACGGCGAACGCAGCCATGACTTCGTCATTACGCCACCGCTGTACGTGTTAAAACCGGCCAGCGAGAGCGTGGTGAAAATCATGTTTAACGGCAAATCCCTGCCTCAGGATCGCGAAACGCTCTACTGGATAACGGTAAAAGCGATCCCGCAGCAGATGAAAAACAGCTCGGGCAACTCCCTGCAGTTTGCCTCGGCCAACCGCATCAAAATTTTCTACCGCCCGGACGGGCTTAGGGAAGGTGCGGGCGAAGCGTGGAAATCCCTCCGCGGCAGTTTCCGCGCGGGCCAGGTCACCCTGACGAACCCTACGCCGTACTACCTCACCACCATCAACGTGAAGGTCGACGGCAAGCCGGTTAAGCCGGTCATGCTGCCTCCGAAGGGGAGCGTGACGCTGGCGGAAAGCTTTAGCCATGCAAACAGCGTGAGCTACCAGACCATTAACGATTACGGAGCATGGACGCCCGTGACCCGCTCGTCGTTATCCCCTTAA
- a CDS encoding fimbria/pilus outer membrane usher protein, producing the protein MKIKTLCAMAMSLVIRQAMAVESELQFNPAFLNGESANSADLAWVNAGSALPPGEYNLNVYINNAYAFTGDVAFRADEQGAGDAQPCVTPQQIDALGIDPHQAKGGALPLAQRCIVLQSVFPGSHVDYDQKTLTLSFTVPQSMMRNLPRGYVSPESWEPGITAAWLNYVLNGSNNEYQGETRTRDSQLFVSLNSGVNLGAWRLRDFTTWTKDANELTHVQTWLQRDIPALRAQFYAGETYTSAQVFDSVGVRGIALKTDDNMLPASLSGYAPEVRGIARSNATVTVRQNGNIIYQTSVTPGAFVLKDLYPTSSGGDLAVTVQESDGSITQYTLPFASVPNLVRNGQMKYAFGAGKYRPTGNQDAPTFAQGELFYGWQYGLTFYGGAQFSDRYTGLALGAGQNLGRFGAWSADITHARSQLADNKTYTGDSVRLRYSKLLNEMGTRINFFSLRYSTQGFYTLSDTTYKGMAGGTARQVVEDDGTLTTHYDTVYNLHMSRKAKNQLLLSQPMGEYGALSLSWDQQTYWNTPKTTQSLQLAWNATFRNVSLGVSLQRSTSLYDNQKDTLMAVSLSLPFGNPTLATRARVTTTQAGSGGTTTSTGVSGYMPGQENLFYSVNQRYGTQQKYGGDAALQYEGQRGDYHLGYAYAKNSRNLSYGMSGGAVLHEDGLTLSQPLGNTNILVKAPGASDVAVLNHKGIKTDSRGYAVIPYATPYRVNQVALDVTTVGNDVELENAIVNKTPTDGALVRATLTTRRGAKAMLIVRHRNDVLPFGTLVSLDDENVSGIVGDGGSLYLSGLTPEGTLRAEWGRGSGQRCTIHYRLDAQNYNARTGLYSQEVVCQ; encoded by the coding sequence GTGAAAATAAAAACCTTGTGCGCCATGGCGATGTCCCTGGTCATTCGGCAAGCCATGGCTGTCGAAAGTGAGCTGCAATTTAACCCCGCGTTTCTCAACGGCGAGAGCGCGAACAGCGCCGATCTCGCCTGGGTCAACGCCGGGAGCGCGCTGCCGCCGGGGGAGTACAACCTTAACGTCTACATCAATAATGCCTACGCCTTCACCGGCGACGTGGCCTTCCGTGCGGATGAACAAGGGGCCGGCGATGCGCAGCCCTGCGTCACGCCGCAGCAAATTGATGCCCTGGGTATCGATCCTCATCAGGCGAAGGGCGGCGCATTGCCGCTCGCCCAGCGCTGCATTGTTTTGCAGAGCGTTTTTCCGGGCAGCCACGTTGACTACGATCAGAAGACGCTGACCCTGAGCTTTACCGTACCGCAGAGCATGATGCGCAACCTGCCGCGCGGCTACGTCAGCCCGGAAAGCTGGGAGCCGGGGATCACTGCCGCATGGCTGAACTACGTGCTGAATGGCTCAAACAATGAGTATCAGGGCGAGACGCGCACACGCGACAGCCAGCTTTTCGTCAGCCTCAACAGCGGCGTCAACCTTGGCGCGTGGCGGCTGCGTGATTTCACCACCTGGACCAAAGACGCTAACGAGCTGACCCACGTACAAACCTGGCTGCAGCGGGATATTCCCGCCCTGCGCGCCCAGTTTTATGCGGGCGAAACCTACACGTCGGCGCAGGTGTTTGATTCCGTGGGCGTTCGCGGTATTGCCCTGAAAACCGACGACAATATGCTGCCCGCCAGCCTGAGCGGCTACGCGCCCGAAGTGCGCGGTATCGCCCGCAGCAACGCCACCGTCACGGTGCGCCAGAACGGCAACATCATTTATCAAACGTCCGTCACGCCGGGAGCGTTTGTGCTGAAAGACCTCTATCCCACCTCGTCGGGCGGCGATCTGGCGGTCACCGTTCAGGAGAGCGACGGGAGCATAACGCAGTACACCCTGCCCTTTGCCAGCGTGCCAAACCTGGTGCGCAACGGGCAGATGAAATATGCCTTCGGCGCGGGAAAATATCGCCCGACCGGCAATCAGGATGCGCCGACCTTTGCGCAGGGCGAGCTGTTCTACGGCTGGCAGTACGGGCTGACCTTCTACGGCGGCGCGCAGTTTTCCGATCGTTACACCGGCCTGGCGCTCGGGGCCGGGCAGAACCTTGGCCGTTTTGGGGCCTGGTCCGCCGATATTACGCATGCCCGCAGCCAGCTGGCTGACAACAAAACCTACACCGGCGATTCGGTGCGCCTGCGCTACAGCAAGCTGCTGAATGAGATGGGCACGCGCATCAACTTCTTCTCGCTGCGCTACTCGACGCAGGGGTTCTATACCCTGAGCGATACCACCTACAAAGGTATGGCGGGCGGCACTGCCCGGCAGGTCGTGGAAGATGACGGCACCCTAACCACCCACTATGACACCGTCTACAACCTGCATATGTCACGCAAAGCGAAGAACCAGCTGCTGCTGTCGCAGCCGATGGGAGAGTACGGCGCGCTGTCGCTATCGTGGGATCAGCAGACGTACTGGAACACGCCGAAAACGACGCAGAGCCTGCAGCTGGCGTGGAACGCCACGTTTCGCAACGTCTCGCTCGGCGTGAGCCTGCAGCGCAGTACCAGCCTGTATGACAATCAAAAAGACACGCTGATGGCGGTGTCCCTGTCCCTGCCGTTTGGTAATCCGACGCTGGCGACCCGCGCCCGCGTCACCACCACGCAGGCGGGGTCTGGCGGCACCACCACCAGCACGGGCGTCAGCGGTTATATGCCGGGTCAGGAAAACCTGTTTTACAGCGTGAACCAGCGCTACGGCACGCAGCAGAAATACGGCGGCGATGCGGCGCTCCAGTACGAAGGCCAACGGGGGGATTACCACCTCGGCTACGCCTACGCGAAAAATTCGCGCAACCTCAGCTACGGCATGAGCGGTGGCGCAGTGTTGCATGAAGATGGTCTGACGCTAAGCCAGCCGCTGGGCAACACCAACATTCTGGTGAAAGCGCCCGGTGCCAGCGATGTCGCCGTACTTAACCACAAAGGCATCAAAACCGACAGCCGGGGCTACGCGGTGATCCCCTACGCCACGCCGTATCGGGTGAATCAGGTGGCGCTGGACGTCACCACCGTGGGCAATGACGTGGAGCTGGAAAACGCCATCGTCAATAAAACCCCCACCGACGGCGCGCTGGTGCGCGCAACCCTCACCACCCGCCGGGGGGCAAAAGCGATGCTCATCGTGCGCCACCGCAATGACGTGCTGCCTTTCGGCACGCTGGTATCGCTGGACGATGAAAACGTCAGCGGCATCGTCGGGGATGGCGGCAGCCTTTATCTCTCCGGGCTGACGCCAGAGGGTACCTTACGGGCGGAATGGGGGCGCGGCAGCGGCCAGCGTTGCACCATCCATTACCGGTTAGACGCGCAGAATTACAACGCGCGCACCGGCCTTTATTCACAGGAGGTGGTATGCCAGTAG
- a CDS encoding fimbrial protein has protein sequence MPVAFRLASFALLMAFTVPVRGYDVLVSVTGNLIGNTCVVAADSLEKNVPLGTIGIKQFSKAGAVSNIKAPFTLTLEECGPTFAGVKIRFSGTPDDDDPQLIKIAQGGATGVAVQILDNESALIPLNTQTTAYGAAGDDSVNMTFYARLAATGAPVSAGEVSAVATWTTEYQ, from the coding sequence ATGCCAGTAGCCTTTCGTCTTGCCAGCTTCGCCCTGCTGATGGCGTTTACGGTTCCCGTTCGCGGTTACGACGTGCTGGTTTCCGTCACCGGGAATTTGATCGGCAACACCTGCGTTGTCGCGGCGGATTCACTCGAGAAAAACGTGCCGCTGGGCACTATTGGCATCAAGCAGTTCAGTAAAGCGGGCGCGGTCAGCAATATCAAAGCACCCTTCACGCTGACGCTTGAAGAGTGCGGCCCTACCTTTGCGGGGGTGAAAATTCGCTTCAGCGGAACGCCGGACGATGACGACCCCCAGCTCATCAAAATTGCGCAGGGCGGTGCTACCGGTGTGGCGGTACAAATTCTCGATAACGAGAGCGCCCTGATCCCGCTGAACACCCAAACAACCGCCTACGGCGCGGCGGGTGATGACAGCGTCAACATGACCTTTTATGCGCGGCTGGCGGCCACCGGCGCGCCCGTCAGTGCCGGCGAGGTGTCGGCAGTGGCGACCTGGACTACGGAGTATCAATAA
- a CDS encoding fimbrial protein → MRIFVLIGWLLTCTPVLAMEWKSDITLSPQPMTYSGPADSVVPGNIIGSTWSATADVQQVFWCGWVFTCSKGTLEPSSSAISSGMTVNVDGVNYTIFETGVPGVGYIIGLKDFNGSSYVPLQTGITQSYPADGTNGYAADLGWSAKVTFIKTGTALKSGVYQIPTINAAVLTAYNNETKTAQVIISPTTITVTASGCTVETKSANVNLGTIDIRTLPTVGSTSPSGTFNIGLTCDANVAVHAVMTDQTTPSNTSSVVTLTGDSTASGVGVQFFYNGTGPLMMGPDSSGAGTTNQFAVQTLTSAQTLSLPFQAHYIRTGELVPGTANALASITFSYQ, encoded by the coding sequence ATGCGTATTTTTGTGCTGATCGGCTGGTTACTGACCTGCACCCCTGTTCTCGCGATGGAATGGAAATCGGATATCACGCTCTCTCCCCAGCCGATGACCTACAGCGGCCCCGCAGATTCGGTGGTACCGGGGAATATTATCGGCTCAACCTGGAGCGCGACCGCAGACGTTCAGCAGGTTTTCTGGTGCGGGTGGGTATTTACCTGTTCGAAAGGCACCCTGGAGCCAAGCAGCAGCGCCATCTCAAGCGGCATGACGGTCAACGTCGATGGGGTGAACTACACCATTTTCGAAACCGGCGTGCCCGGCGTGGGCTATATCATCGGGCTGAAAGATTTTAACGGCTCCAGTTACGTCCCGCTGCAAACCGGGATCACCCAAAGCTATCCTGCAGATGGCACCAACGGCTACGCCGCTGATTTAGGCTGGTCGGCAAAAGTCACCTTTATCAAAACCGGCACGGCGCTGAAATCCGGCGTATATCAAATCCCGACCATCAACGCCGCGGTCCTGACCGCCTACAACAACGAAACCAAAACCGCGCAGGTGATTATCAGCCCCACCACCATCACAGTTACTGCCAGCGGCTGCACGGTAGAAACCAAAAGCGCGAACGTCAATCTGGGGACGATTGATATCCGCACGCTGCCCACCGTAGGCAGCACGTCGCCGTCAGGCACCTTTAACATTGGCCTGACCTGCGATGCAAACGTGGCGGTTCACGCGGTGATGACCGATCAGACCACGCCCTCAAACACCTCGTCCGTTGTCACCTTAACCGGTGACTCCACGGCCTCAGGCGTGGGCGTGCAGTTCTTCTACAACGGCACCGGGCCGCTGATGATGGGGCCGGACAGCTCCGGCGCGGGCACCACTAACCAGTTCGCTGTCCAGACGCTCACCTCGGCACAAACGCTGTCGCTGCCGTTTCAGGCGCACTACATCCGCACGGGCGAACTGGTGCCCGGCACCGCAAATGCGCTGGCGAGCATCACGTTTTCGTACCAGTAA
- a CDS encoding lipocalin family protein: MKLWPVVTGVAIALTLVACKSPTPPKGVQPISGFDASRYLGKWYEVARLENRFERGLEQVTATYGERSDGGISVLNRGYDPVKKKWNESEGKAYFTGEPTTAALKVSFFGPFYGGYNVIKLDDKYQYALVSGPNRDYLWLLSRTPTIPDAVKQDYLNTARGLGFNVDRLVWVKH, encoded by the coding sequence ATGAAGCTATGGCCTGTTGTAACCGGTGTCGCCATTGCCCTGACTCTGGTTGCCTGTAAATCCCCAACGCCGCCGAAAGGCGTGCAGCCAATTTCCGGCTTTGATGCCAGCCGTTATCTGGGCAAGTGGTACGAAGTGGCCCGCCTGGAAAACCGCTTTGAGCGCGGGCTGGAGCAGGTAACTGCCACGTACGGCGAACGCAGCGACGGCGGCATTAGCGTGCTAAACCGCGGCTACGATCCGGTGAAGAAAAAATGGAATGAGAGCGAAGGTAAAGCCTACTTTACCGGCGAGCCGACCACGGCCGCGCTCAAGGTCTCGTTCTTCGGCCCGTTCTACGGCGGGTATAACGTCATCAAGCTGGACGACAAGTACCAGTACGCGCTGGTCAGCGGCCCGAACCGCGACTACCTGTGGCTCCTGTCCCGCACGCCAACCATTCCGGATGCGGTGAAACAGGATTACCTGAACACCGCACGTGGTCTGGGCTTTAACGTCGACCGGCTGGTCTGGGTGAAGCACTAA
- a CDS encoding MerR family transcriptional regulator: MAYSIGEFARLSGITATTLRAWQRRYGLLKPQRTEGGHRLYSEDDVRQALIILDWVKKGVPIGQVKSLLERPAPRRTNNWQTLQQTLLERLKAGKIESLRQAIYDAGREYPRPDLVANVLRPLRSQMSANVPAAMTLREILDGIIIAYTSFCLEGDKKAPGDNFLLSGWHLNDPCEVWLEALARTGQGHRIDVLPFPPAALAPEIFPDRKWLLVTSGKLNAARKKQLEQWQQQVSLEVIIL; the protein is encoded by the coding sequence ATGGCTTACTCCATCGGCGAATTCGCCAGACTCAGCGGGATCACCGCCACTACGCTTCGCGCGTGGCAGCGCCGCTATGGTTTACTCAAGCCGCAGCGCACCGAGGGCGGGCATCGCCTGTACAGCGAAGACGATGTCCGGCAGGCGTTAATCATCCTCGACTGGGTCAAAAAAGGCGTTCCTATCGGCCAGGTGAAATCCCTGCTGGAGCGCCCCGCCCCACGTCGTACCAACAACTGGCAAACGCTGCAGCAAACCCTGCTGGAGCGCCTGAAAGCGGGAAAAATCGAATCCCTGCGCCAGGCGATTTACGACGCCGGTCGGGAATATCCCCGGCCCGACCTGGTTGCCAACGTCTTACGCCCGCTGCGCAGCCAGATGTCGGCCAACGTGCCTGCGGCCATGACCCTGCGTGAAATCCTCGACGGCATTATCATCGCCTACACCTCGTTTTGCCTGGAGGGCGATAAAAAAGCGCCCGGCGATAATTTCCTGCTCAGCGGCTGGCACCTCAACGATCCGTGCGAAGTCTGGCTCGAAGCCTTAGCCCGCACTGGGCAAGGCCACCGCATCGACGTCCTGCCCTTTCCACCTGCTGCGCTGGCGCCGGAGATTTTCCCGGACCGCAAATGGCTTCTGGTCACCAGCGGAAAGCTCAACGCTGCCCGCAAAAAGCAGCTTGAGCAGTGGCAGCAGCAGGTTTCCCTTGAGGTGATTATCCTCTAA
- the uraH gene encoding hydroxyisourate hydrolase, which yields MKKTTPLLILASLAFAPVAFSAPMGTLSVHVLDQQTGTPPPGVTVTLEKQQQDKWTPLASGKTDQDGRIKSLYPQDQDMQPGVYKVTFKTADYFQGKKLDTFFPEIPVLFTVTRTNEKLHIPLLLSQYGYSTYKGS from the coding sequence ATGAAAAAAACAACCCCGCTGCTGATCCTCGCCTCGCTGGCCTTTGCGCCCGTTGCCTTTAGCGCCCCGATGGGCACCCTGAGCGTGCACGTGCTCGACCAGCAAACCGGCACCCCACCGCCGGGTGTCACCGTCACGCTCGAAAAACAGCAGCAGGATAAATGGACCCCGCTTGCCAGCGGTAAAACCGACCAGGATGGCCGCATCAAATCACTCTATCCGCAGGATCAGGACATGCAGCCTGGCGTCTACAAAGTGACGTTCAAAACCGCGGACTATTTCCAGGGCAAAAAGCTGGACACCTTCTTCCCGGAAATTCCGGTGCTGTTTACCGTGACCCGCACGAACGAAAAGCTGCACATCCCGCTGTTGCTTAGCCAGTACGGTTACTCCACTTACAAGGGCAGCTAA
- a CDS encoding YbgA family protein, whose translation MTTKPVLGISGCLTGSAVRFDGGHKRMGFVMDELAQWVNFRPVCPEMGIGLPTPRPALRLTITPAGETQMRFSKAPHEDVTQKMADFTAQYLPKIGDLAGFIVCAKSPSCGMERVRLYDENGNRGRKEGVGLFTAALLETYPWLPVEEDGRLHDPVLRENFVERLFALHELNTLRANGLTRRALLDFHSRYKLQLLAHHQAGYREIGPFVASLHQWDDLEAFFVEYRSKLMAILKKPASRKNHTNVLMHIQGYFRNQLNSRQRGELRDVILHYRDGLLPILAPLTLLKHYMAEYPDRYLQTQNYFDPYPDDLGLRLAVT comes from the coding sequence ATGACGACAAAACCTGTACTGGGAATTAGCGGATGCTTGACCGGTTCCGCCGTGCGTTTCGACGGCGGGCATAAGCGTATGGGCTTTGTCATGGATGAGCTGGCCCAGTGGGTGAATTTCAGGCCGGTATGTCCTGAAATGGGCATCGGCCTGCCGACGCCTCGCCCGGCCTTGCGCCTGACGATAACCCCCGCAGGCGAGACGCAAATGCGTTTCAGTAAAGCACCGCATGAAGATGTTACGCAGAAAATGGCCGACTTTACGGCACAATATCTGCCAAAAATCGGCGATCTCGCCGGGTTTATCGTCTGCGCCAAATCGCCAAGCTGCGGTATGGAGCGCGTGCGCCTGTATGATGAAAACGGCAATCGGGGCCGCAAGGAGGGCGTCGGGCTGTTCACCGCCGCCCTCCTTGAAACCTACCCGTGGCTGCCGGTCGAAGAAGATGGCCGCCTGCACGATCCCGTTCTGCGGGAAAACTTTGTCGAGCGCCTGTTTGCCCTTCACGAACTGAACACCCTGCGGGCCAACGGCCTGACGCGCCGGGCGCTGCTTGATTTTCACAGCCGCTATAAGCTCCAGCTGCTGGCGCACCATCAGGCAGGCTATCGCGAAATCGGGCCGTTCGTGGCGTCGCTGCATCAGTGGGACGATCTTGAGGCGTTCTTCGTCGAATACCGCAGCAAGCTGATGGCCATTCTGAAGAAGCCGGCCTCGCGGAAAAACCATACCAACGTGCTGATGCATATTCAGGGCTATTTCCGCAACCAGCTCAACAGCCGCCAGCGCGGGGAGTTACGCGACGTGATCCTCCACTACCGCGACGGGCTGTTGCCTATCCTCGCCCCGCTTACGCTGCTGAAGCACTATATGGCGGAATACCCGGACCGCTATCTGCAAACGCAAAACTATTTTGACCCCTATCCGGACGATCTGGGTCTCCGTCTCGCCGTGACCTAA